Below is a window of Tolypothrix bouteillei VB521301 DNA.
GACTTTTCTTCTCAGGAATTACTTCTACATTTCTACAGCAGTTTTTTGGGCATTATTTGCAATTGCTCCACTGACTATCCTAACAGACATATTGTGGTCAGCACCGCGTTTTTCTTGGTTGATGGAAAGAAAAGTTAATGGCTAATTGCTAATTGCTAATTGCTAATGGCTAATTGCTAATGGCTAATTGCTAATGGTGAGACCAGCCCTGTAGGCGGGTTTCCCGCCGTAGGGGACTGGTGAGACCAGCCCTGTAGGCGGGTTTCCCGCCGTAGGGGACTGGTGAGACCAGCCCTGCAGGCGGGTTTTCCNNNNNNNNNNGCTAATGGTGAGACCAGCCCTGTAGGCGGGTTTCCCGCCGTAGGGGACTGGTGAGACCAGCCCTGCAGGCGGGTTTCCCGCCGTAGGGGACTGGCGAACCCGAAGGGCGAACCCGAAGGGCGAACCCGAAGGGCTAATGGCTAATTGCTAATGGCTAATTGCTAATGGCTAATTGCTAGTAAGAACTAACAACTAATAACTGACCAAATACATGAAACTATATCAATTCATCATTTCATTACTACTAACAGTTACACTTGCTATTTGCTTTGTATCTCCCGCTTGGGCTTTTTGTGGATTTTATGTTGCTAAGGCTGATAGTAAACTGTATAACAAAGCTTCACAAGTTGCGATCGCTCGAAGTGGCGATCGGACTGTTCTCACGATGGCAAATGACTATCAAGGGGAAGTCAAAGATTTTGCAGTTGTCGTACCCGTACCTACTGTAGTTAAAAAAGACCAAGTTCGAGTTGCTCTCCCCAAAATTCTCGAACGTTTGGATGCTTTTAGTGCGCCGCGATTGGTAGAGTATTTTGACTCTAACCCTTGCGAGCAAAATTACCCAGAAGCTATGGATGCTTTACCAGCACCAATAGCTAGAAGTGCAGGTTCTGCAAGGAGAGAGCGGAATGACAGTTTGGGTGTAACTGTCGAAGCCCGCTTTAATGTTGGTGAATACGACATTGTGATTCTGAGTGCTAAAGAATCAGGCGGATTGGAAACTTGGTTGAATCGTAACGGCTACAAAATCCCTAAAGGAGCAAAACAATTACTTCAACCTTACATCCGTCAAAAAATGAAGTTTTTTGTTGCCAAAGTCAACCTAGATAAATTTGAAGAAACAGGATATCAGTTTTTGCGTCCGTTGCAAATTTCTTACCAATCGCCTAAATTTATGCTGCCCATTCGGTTGGGAATGATTAATTCAACCAACGAGCAAGATTTAATTGTCTATATTTTATCGCCTAAAGGACAAGCTGAAGTTACAAATTACCGAACTGTGAAAATCCCCTCGGATGCAAATATCCCTCTATTTGTGAAACAAGAATTTGGTAAGTTTTACCAATCCATGTTCCAAACTGCCTACACGCGAGAAGATAAAAAAGTCGCTTTTTTAGAATATGCTTGGGACATGAGCAATTGCGATCCTTGTTCTGCCGATCCTCTCAACCGTGAAGAACTCAAGCAAGCAGGCGTATTTTGGCTCGATGATGTCTCTCCAGAGAACAGACCGGTACCCCGTCCTAGAGTGGTGCGCCCTCCGATTGTGTCCGATAATGTTTTTATAACCCGTCTGCACGTGCGTTATACCCGAAATAAATTCCCAGAAGACTTAATGTTTCAAGAAACCTCGAACCGCGAATCTTTCCAAGGACGATACATTTTGCAGCATCCTTTTACAGGGGAAATGAACTGTGAAAGTGGTAGACAATACAAACAGTCTTTGCCGAAACGTTTTGAAAGGGAAGCCCAAACTCTTGCAAAATTGACCAACTGGAACATTCAGGAAATTCGCAAAAAAATCAAGCTAGGGGCTAAAGTGTGAAGTATAAAGTATAAAGTATGAAGTTAACCTCCTTAATTCATTGAGGAGGCTTCATCCATTTAGCAACTGATTCTTCATCTTC
It encodes the following:
- a CDS encoding DUF2330 domain-containing protein; amino-acid sequence: MKLYQFIISLLLTVTLAICFVSPAWAFCGFYVAKADSKLYNKASQVAIARSGDRTVLTMANDYQGEVKDFAVVVPVPTVVKKDQVRVALPKILERLDAFSAPRLVEYFDSNPCEQNYPEAMDALPAPIARSAGSARRERNDSLGVTVEARFNVGEYDIVILSAKESGGLETWLNRNGYKIPKGAKQLLQPYIRQKMKFFVAKVNLDKFEETGYQFLRPLQISYQSPKFMLPIRLGMINSTNEQDLIVYILSPKGQAEVTNYRTVKIPSDANIPLFVKQEFGKFYQSMFQTAYTREDKKVAFLEYAWDMSNCDPCSADPLNREELKQAGVFWLDDVSPENRPVPRPRVVRPPIVSDNVFITRLHVRYTRNKFPEDLMFQETSNRESFQGRYILQHPFTGEMNCESGRQYKQSLPKRFEREAQTLAKLTNWNIQEIRKKIKLGAKV